Within Coriobacteriia bacterium, the genomic segment CCGTGCGGCCGTCGAGATCGAGGGTGAAAGCCGCGATCGTCGGCTGGAGGTTCTGGACGGCGCTGAGCAGGTAGGCACCGGCGCCCAGCACGGGTTTCAGTTCCTTCGCGCCGCGCATTATCGACGCGTCGAAACCTGCGCCGGCCATGATGACGAAACCGCCGGGGCGTCCATCCGCGGCCGGGCGCTCGGGCGCGAACGCGGCCAGGTCCGTGCGGACGGTGCGTCCTCGCAGTGTGGTCTCGGCGAGGCCGAGCGGGTCGACCGGCATCTGCAGGTTCAGCGCGAGCAGGTTCGCGGTACCCTTGGGGAACACCACGACGGGGATGTTCGAGTCGCGGAGCTCGAATGCCACGAAGGAAGCGGTGCCGTCTCCGCCGGCCGCGACGACCCGGTCGAACGACGCCGCGTCGTCGAGCGAAGCGCCGATCGGGGAGTCCGGACCGATGAATCGGATGACGACCTCGGCGCCCGCGCGGCCGAGTTCCCGGACGTACTCGTAGAGGCCCGCGTCGCCCTGACCGGCCGAGAGGTTCACCACGATGAGTATCCGCATGACGCACCTCGCGCGGCGAGCAAGCGGGAACGGCTACACTGTGCACATGATGACAGATGATGCCCGCACTGCTCCGCGTCCCATCGGACGGCGGTCTCCATGCTCGTGAGCGATCTCAAAGCTCTCGAAGCGCTCGTCTCGCGACTGCGTGGCGTTCCGGTGCT encodes:
- a CDS encoding diacylglycerol kinase family protein, with product MRILIVVNLSAGQGDAGLYEYVRELGRAGAEVVIRFIGPDSPIGASLDDAASFDRVVAAGGDGTASFVAFELRDSNIPVVVFPKGTANLLALNLQMPVDPLGLAETTLRGRTVRTDLAAFAPERPAADGRPGGFVIMAGAGFDASIMRGAKELKPVLGAGAYLLSAVQNLQPTIAAFTLDLDGRTVRTEGIAVLLVNFARIQFDLAVTHSSDPSDGLLEVVVFHGKTMVDVLPVVWAALLDRLGDHPDRMNLEIYTAASVRVASDPPLHLQADGEVVEATTPFEARVLPQAATFVIP